AGATCGCCGACGTGCTGTGGACCTACGGCGAAGAGCGCCAGAGCCGGCGCATCGCGCGCGCCATCGTGGCCCGCCGCGAGAAGCAGCCGTTCACCCGTACCGCCGAACTGGCCGAGCTGATTAGCTCGGTGATGCCGCGCAGCAAGTCGGGATCCGATAAGAGCCGGATCCACCCGGCCACGCGCAGCTTCCAGGCCATCCGCATCCACATCAACCGTGAGCTGGCGGATCTGGAAGCCGGTCTCGATGCGGCGGTCGAACGACTCAAGCCCGGTGGCCGCCTGGCGGTGATCAGCTTCCATTCGCTGGAAGACCGCATCGTCAAGCAGTACATGAACCGCCTGGCCAAGGCGCCGCCGGCCAACCGCCGCCTGCCCGAGGCCGTTGCGTTCGTGCCGACGCTGGACCTGATCGGTGGGGCCATCAAGGCCACCGACGAAGAGCTGGCCGCCAACCCGCGTGCCCGCAGCGCCGTGCTGCGCGTGGCACAGAAGCGGGAGGCCGACGCATGAGCCGGCTGCTGCTGATCATCCTGCTGGCCTGCACCGTGGCCTCGGCGATCGGCGTCGTGTTCGTGCGTCACCGTCATCGGCAGACGTTCATCGAGCTGTCGCGCGCCGAGCGCATGCGCGATGACATCAACCTTGAATTCGGCCGCCTGCAGCTGGAGCAGGCGACGCTGGCCGAGGCCAACCGCGTGGACCGTATTGCCCGCGAGAAGCTGGGCATGAAGTTCCCCGAGGCCGGTGACATCGTCGTGGTGCGCCCATGAGCAAGACCGGCCGCAACCGCCCGCGCAACGCCTTCAACCTGCGCCAGCGCCTGCGCTGGGTCGCGCTGGCGCTTGGCCTGTGCTCGGTGTCGCTGGTGGGGCGTGCGGCCTACGTGCAGATCATCAACAGCGACTTCTACCAGCGCCAGGGCGAGGCCCGTTACCTGCGCGAGCTGCCGATCAAGACCTCGCGCGGCATGATCACCGACCGCAACGGCGAGCCGCTGGCGGTGTCCACGCCGGTTGCCTCGATCTGGGTCAACCCGCAGGACCTGCTGCGTTCGCCCGAGCGCATCCCGGAGCTGGCCCAGTCGGTCGGCATGTCGGTGGATGAGCTGAGCAGCCGCCTGTCGCAGAAGTCGGACAAGGAATTCATGTACCTGCGCCGCCGGATCAATCCGGACGAGGCAGAGAAGGTGGTCGCGCTGAAGATCCCGGGCGTGGCCGCGCAGCGCGAGTTCCGCCGCTTCTACCCGCAGGGCGAAGCGATGGCGCACGTGCTGGGCTTCACCAACATCGACGACCGCGGCCAGGAAGGCCTGGAACTGGCGTTCGACGAATGGCTGCGCGGCAAGGCCGGCGCCAAGCGGGTGATCCGCAACCGCAAGGGCGAGACGGTCGAGAGCGATCTGCTGCGCGCCGCCGAGCCGGGCAAGGACCTGACCCTCAGCATCGACCGCCGTATCCAGTACCTGGCCTTCAAGGAACTGCGCAACGCGCTGGTGGCCAACAAGGCGGCTGGCGGTTCGATGGTGATCATGGACGTGACCACCGGCGAGATCCTGGCCATGGTCAACCTGCCGACCTATAACCCGAATTCGTTGACCGGCGCGATCCCCGATACGCGCCGCAACCGCGCGGTGACCGACCTGGTCGAGCCGGGTTCGACGATGAAGCCGCTGACCATCGCCACCGCGCTGCAGGCCGGTGCGGTGACCAAGGACACCGTCATCGACACCAACCCGGGCTACATGACCCTGGGCCGCTTCACTATCCGCGACGTGCCGCGCAACAACGGTGTGCTGAACGTGACCGGCGTGATCACCCGCAGTTCGAACGTGGGTGCAGCCAAGGTTGCGGCGAAGATGCCGGACCAGACCTTCTATGACGGCGTGCGCCGCTTCGGCTATGGCTCGGCGCCGCACAGCGGTTTTCCGGGTGAATCGGCCGGCGTGGTAATGCGCCCGGCGCGCTGGTCGGGCACCACCAAGACCACGATGTCCTATGGCTACGGCCTGTCGGTCACGCCGCTGCAGATCGCCACTGCGTACTCGGCGCTGGCCAACGGCGGCCGCCTGATCGCGCCGACCTTCGTCAAGGGCCAGCGCAACGAAGGCCAGCAGATCATCGACGAGAACGTCGCCCGGCAGGTGGTGGCGATGATGGAAACGGTGGTCACCCAGGGCGGCGCCAAGCAGGCGGCGGTGCTGGGTTACCGCGTGGCCGGCAAGACCGGCACCGCGCGCAAGGCCGGCCCGGGCGGTTATGAGCGCGGCCATTACAACGCGCTGTTTGCTGGCGTGGTGCCGGCCACCAACCCGCGTTTCGCCACCGTCATCGTCATCAACGACCCGCAGGCCGGCAAGTTCTACGGCGGCCTGGTGTCGGCGCCGGTCTACCACAACGTGATGGAAGGCACCCTGCGCCTGATGGACGTGCCGCTGGACGACCTGCAGTCGTGGCTGGCCGCACAGCAGTCGGGCAAGGTCGGCCATTCGGCGTCGATCCTGCCGGCGCCGCCGGCCGAGGCCGCGCTGCCGGTCGATGCCGCTGCCGAATTCGATGCTGCGCTGCCGAGCGCGCAAGCCCAGACGCCGCCCGCTACGGGAGGCACGCAATGAGTCCTTCGATGTTGCTTTCGCAGTTGCTTCCGGACGTTGCCCTTGCAGGGCACGATCCCGTTCTGACCGGCCTGGTGCTGGACAGCCGTGCCGTGCGCCCCGGCAATGCCTTCGTTGCCATCGCCGGTTTCGGCGCGCACGGCCTGGGCTTTGTCGAGCAGGCACGCGCCGCCGGTGCCAGCGCCATCCTGTTCGAACCGCCGGCGCCTGCCGAACTGCCGGCACCGGGCGATGCGATCGCCGTGCCGGGCCTGCGCGCACGCATGGGTGCGATGGCCGACCAGTTCCATGGCGCACCGTCGCGGGCGATGGCGATGGTGGGCGTGACCGGCACCAACGGCAAGACCTCCACCGTGCAGCTGCTGGCCCAGGCCTGGCACCTGCTCGGAACGCCCAGTGGCAGTATCGGCACGTTGGGCGCCGGACTTTATGGTTCGGTTGAACCGACCGGCTTCACCACGCCGCTGGTGTTGCAGATGCATGCGCTGCTGGCGCAGCTGCGCGACGCCGGTGCGCGCGCGGTGGCGATGGAAGTCAGCTCGCATGCGCTGGACCAGGGCCGCGTGGACGCCGTGCACTACGACGTGGCGGTGTTCACCAACCTCACCCGCGACCATCTTGATTACCACGGCGACATGGCCAGCTACGGCGCGGCCAAGGCGCGGCTGTTCCATCGCCCGGGCCTGAAAGCGGCGGTGATCAATCTTGACGATGCCTTCGGTCGCCAGCTGTTCGCTGGCCTGCCGGCCGGCGTGCAGGCGATCGGCCTCAGTTCGCGTGGTGCCACCGACGCCAGCGTGCGCGCCGAGGCGCTGCAGCTGGATGGACGCGGCATTGCCTTCGAGCTGGTCATCGACGGCCAGCATGCTGCGGTGCAGTCGCCGCTGCTGGGCCGCTTCAATGTGGACAACCTGCTGGCCGTGGCCGGTACCCTGCACGCGCAGGGCCAGCCGCTGCCGCGCATCGCCGAAGTGCTGTCGGCACTGCAGCCGATCCGTGGCCGCATGAACCGCCTGGGTGGCGAAGACGGCCTGCCGACTGTGGTGGTTGATTACGCACACACTCCGGATGCCCTAGAACAGGCGCTGGACAGCCTGCATGGCCATCTGCACGGCGCGCTGTTCTGCGTGTTCGGCTGTGGTGGCGAGCGCGATACCGGCAAGCGCCCACAGATGGCGGCGATTGCCGAGCGCCTGGCCAATCAGGTCATCGTCACCGACGACAACCCGCGTGGCGAAGATGGCGACGTGATCGTGGCCGACATCCTGGCCGGCTTCCAGAACGCCGATGCCGTGACCGTGCAGCGCAGCCGCGCGCGTGCGATCGGCCTGGCGGTGAAGCGTGCCGGTGCCGGCGACATCATCCTGATCGCCGGCAAGGGCCACGAGCCGTACCAGGAAGTGAATGGCGTGCGCCATGACTTCGACGACACCGAAGTGGCCGCGGCTGCACTGGCGGCCAAGGCCGGTGTGCTCAGCGCGCAGGCCGGGGAGGGCGCCGCATGAAGCGCACCCTGCTTTCGCTGATCGCACACTGGGCCGGCGGCGAGATCCACGGCGACGACGTGGCCATCGATGCGGTCAGCAATGACACCCGCAACCTCGGCCCGGGCAGCCTGTATGTGGCGCTGCGCGGCGAGCGTTTCGACGGCCATGACTTTGCCGCCGACGCGCAGGCGCGCGGTGCCAGTGCGCTGCTGGTCGAGCGCCTGCTGCCGATCGAACTGCCGCAGGTACTGGTGGCCGACAGTGAACTGGCGCTGGCGAAGATCGCCACCGGCATGCAGCGTGACCGTGGCACCGAGGTGTTCGCGATCACCGGCAGCAATGGCAAGACCAGCGTGAAGAGCCTGCTGCTGTCGATCCTGCAGCAGGTGGCCCAGCACGCGCACAAGGTGGTCTACGCCAACCCGGGCAATCGCAACAACGAGATCGGCCTGCCGCTGGCGGTGATCGATGCGCCGGAAGATGCCGACTACGCCGTCTACGAGATGGGCGCCGGCAAGCCGGGCGATATCGCCTACCTGACCGACATCGCCCGCCCGCGCTATGCGCTGGTCAACAACATTGCCCCGGCACACCTGGAGCGCATGGGCAGCCTGCTCGGCGTGGCAGTGACCAAGGGCGCGATCTACGCCGCGCTGCCGGCCGATGGCGTGGCGGTGATCAACGCCGACGATGCCTATGGCCGCTGGTTCGAACAGCATTTCATCAGTACCCCGGCGCGTTGCCGCGTGCTGCGCTATGGCCTGGAACACTCGGCGGACGTGACCGCGCGCGATATCCGCGCCGGTGCGCAGGGCAGCCAGTTCACCCTGGTCGCACCGGCCGGCGAAGCCCGCGTGGTGCTGGGCCTGCCGGGTCGCCACAACGTCAGCAATGCGCTGGCCGCCGCCAGCCTGGCGCTGGCCGCTGGCGTCGATCTGGCCCTGATTGCAGCCGGCCTGGCCGAAGCGCAGCCGGTACCGGGTCGCCAGATCGCCCATCAGCTGCGCAATGGCGCGGTGCTGGTGGACGACAGCTACAACGCCAACCCCGGGTCGCTGGCGGCAGCCATCGATGCCCTGGCCGCCGCGCCGGAAGAGGGCTGGCTGGTGCTGGGCGACATGCGCGAGCTGGGCCCGGACGCAGAAGCGCTGCATGCGCAGGCCGGCATCCGCGCACGTGCCGCCGGCCTGAAGCGCCTGTATGCACTGGGCCCGCTCAGCGCCGCTGCCGCCGCCGCCTTCGGCGAAGGCGGCCGCCATTTCGCCACCCACGACGCGCTGTCGCAGGCGCTGAAGGACGAGCTGCACGCCGGCGTGCGCTGCCTGGTCAAGGGTTCCCGTGGCAGCGCCATGGACACGATTGTCAAAGCGCTGCTGGCGCAAGGAGAGGAATCCCCGCATGTTGTATGAACTGGCTCGATGGTTGCAGCAGTTGGAGAGCCTGTTCGGGCTGTTCAACTACCAGACGTTCCGCGCCATCCTTGCCGCGCTGACGGCCCTGTTCCTGTCGCTGTGGCTTGGCCCGGCGATGATCCGCAAGCTTGCCCAGTTCAAGGGCGGCCAGCCGATCCGCAAGGACGGTCCGCAGACTCATTTCTCCAAGGCCGGCACGCCGACCATGGGCGGTTCGCTGATCCTGCTCACCATCACCCTGTCGGTGCTGATGTGGGCCGACCTGCGCAATCGCTACGTGTGGCTGGTGCTGGCAGTGATGCTGTGCTTCGGCGCCATCGGCTGGTATGACGACTGGATCAAGATCGTCCGCCGTGACCCGAACGGCCTGAAGTCGCGTTGGAAGTACCTGCTTCAGTCGATCTTCGGCCTGGCCGCGGGCCTGTTCCTGTTCTACACGGCCGACGTGCCGGCGGCGCTGACCTTCTACATTCCGATGTTCAAGTCGATCGCGCTGCCGCTGGCCGGCATCGGCTTCGTGGCCATCGCCTACTTCTGGATCGTCGGCTTCTCCAACGCGGTGAACCTGACCGACGGCCTGGACGGCCTGGCGATCATGCCGACCGTGCTGGTTGCCTGCGCGCTGGGCGTGTTCGCCTATGCCTCGGGCAACGTGGTGTTCGCCAACTACCTGCAGATCCCGCAGATCCCGGGCGCTGGCGAGCTGGTCATCATCTGTGCGGCCATCGCCGGTGCCGGCCTCGGCTTCCTCTGGTTCAACACCTATCCGGCCATGGTCTTCATGGGCGACATCGGCGCACTGGCGCTGGGCGCGGTGCTGGGCACGATCGCAGTGATCACCCGCCAGGAACTGGTGCTGGTGATCATGGGTGGCGTGTTCGTCATCGAAACGCTGTCGGTGATGATCCAGGTCGCCTCGTTCAAGCTGACCGGCAAGCGCGTGTTCCGCATGGCGCCGATCCACCACCATTTCGAACTGAAGGGCTGGCCGGAGCCGCGCGTGATCGTGCGCTTCTGGATCATCTCCGTCGTGCTCGTGCTGATCGGCCTGGCCACGTTGAAGGTGCGCTGAGATGAACGACCTGTCCCGCCAGGCAACACGCCTTGAAGCCATCGAAGGCAGCTACGACAAGTGGCTGCTGGGCGCGATCATCGCGCTTACCGGTGTCGGCGTGGTGATGGTGGCGTCCAGCTCGATCGCGCTGATGAGCAGCCCGTTCTACTACCTCAACCGCCACCTGATCTTCCTGGCGGTGGGTATCGTGCTGGCGGTCATCGCCGCCCGCACCGAGTTGAAGTCCATCGAGCAGTACAACCAGATGCTGTTGCTGGGCTGCTTCGTGCTGCTGCTGGCGGTGTTCACGCCGGGCCTGGGCAGCACGGTCAACGGTGCTCGCCGCTGGATCAACCTGGGCGTCTCCAAGTTCCAGACGGTCGAGGCGGTGAAGGTGTTGTACATCGTCTGGCTGTCCAGCTATCTGGTGCGCTTCCGCGACGAGGTCAATGCGACCTGGCCGGCGATGCTCAAGCCGCTGGGCGTGGCTGGCGCGCTGGTGGTTCTGCTGCTGCTGCAGCCGGACTTCGGTTCCTCGACCCTGCTGCTGGCGATCACCGCCGGCATGCTGGTGCTGGGCGGGGTGAACATGCCGCGCATGTCGATGCCGGTGATCATCGGCCTGGTCGGCATGAGCGCACTGGCGATCATCGAGCCGTACCGCATGCGCCGCATCACCTCCTTCCTGGACCCGTGGGCCGACCAGCAGGGCGACGGCTACCAGCTGTCCAACGCGCTGATGGCCGTGGGCCGTGGCGAATGGACCGGCGTCGGCCTGGGCAACTCGGTGCAGAAGCTGTACTACCTGCCCGAAGCGCATACCGACTTCATCTTCTCGGTCACCGCCGAGGAATTCGGCTTCCTGGGTACCTGCGTGATCGTGGCGCTGTACGCGCTGCTGGTTGGCCGCACGTTCTGGCTGGGCATGCGCTGCGTGGAAATGAAGCGCCACTTCTCCGGCTACATCGCCTTCGGCATCGGCCTGTGGATCAGCATGCAGACCTTCGTCTCGATCGGCGTGAACCTGGGCATCCTGCCGACCAAGGGCCTGACCCTGCCGCTGATCTCCTCCGGCGGTTCGTCGGTGCTGATGACCTGCGTGGCGATGGGCCTGCTGCTGCGCGTGTCCTATGAACTCAAGCGCGCCGAGCGCCGCCAGGCCGTGCGCATCGGTGGCGCCGAAGATGCCGCTGCCGAGCCGATGGACGAGCCCGCCACACCGGTGGCCGCCAGCGTGCCGATGAGCGCCGAGCCGGTCGCCTCCGCGCCCGCTGCAGCGAACGCCGCACGCGGCACCAGCCGCCTGCAGTCGCGCATCGAACCGACCTTCGGGAGGCTGTCATGAGTGCAGCCACCGAGAGTGGGCGCCCGGTGATGATCTTGGCAGGTGGCACCGGCGGCCACATCTTCCCCGGCCTGGCCGTGGCCCGCGTGTTGCGCGAGCGCGGCGTGCCGGTGACCTGGATGGGCGCCGATGGCGCGATGGAAACCCGCCTGGTGCCGCAGCACGACATCGCCATCGACACGCTGGCCATCACCGGCCTGCGCGGCAAGGGCAAGCTGGCCCTGCTGGCCGCACCGTGGCGGCTGATGCGTGCGCTGCGCGCGGCCGGGCTGATCATCCGCAAGCGCCAGCCGCGCGCGGTGGTCGCCTTCGGCGGCTTCGCCTCCGGCCCCGGCGGCATGGCCACGCGCCTGCATGGCCTGCCGTTGATCGTGCATGAGCAGAACCGTGCGCCGGGCCTGACCAACCGCATCCTGTCGCGCTATGCGCGCCGCCTGCTGACCGGTTTCCCGGGCACCTTCGCCAAGCGCGAGGAGTTCGTCGGCAACCCGGTGCGTGCGGAAATTGCTGCCATTGACCCGCCGGAACAGCGCTTCGCCAACCGCCAAGGCCCGCTGCGCGTGCTGGTGGTCGGTGGCAGCCAGGGGGCGCGTGCACTCAATACCGGCGTACCGCAGGCGATTGCTGCGCTGGGCTCGGGGGTGACGGTGCAGGTTCGCCACCAGAGCGGCGAGAAGATGCATGCCGAAGCGGTCGAGGCCTATGCCAAGGCCAGCGTGCAGGCGGAAATCACGCCGTTCATCGCCGACATGGCCGAGGCCTTCGCCTGGGCCGATCTGGTCGTATGCCGCTCTGGCGCGTCCACGCTGGCCGAGCTGTGCGCGGTCGGTGTCGGCAGCGTGCTGGTGCCATTCCCTGCTGCCGTCGACGATCACCAGACCCGCAATGCGGAATACCTGGTCGAGCGCGGCGCAGCGATTTTGCTGAAGCAGGACGGAACGCTGGCCGACGGCATTGCCGCACTGCTGCGCGATCTGTCCGAAAATCCCGCCCGCCGCATGCAGATGGCGCAAGCCGCGCGTGCCCTGGCCAAGGTCGATGCCGCCGAGCGCATCGCCGATATCATTCTCGAGGAAGCTGTATGAAGAAGGCATGCCACCGCGCCTGCCCTGCGCGAGGCCGCGCATGATCCGTCGCCTGCACGACACCAACGACCTGGTGCGCGCGTTCCCGCGCGTGCATTTCGTCGGCATCGGTGGCACCGGCATGAGCGGTATCGCCGAAGTGATGCTGACGCTGGGCTATGAAGTGTCCGGTTCGGACAACGCCGACAACGTGGCGACCCGTCGCCTGGCCAGCCTGGGTGCGCGCATCATGCGCGGCCACTCCGCGGCCAACGTGCTGGGCACCGACTGCGTGGTGGTCTCCAGTGCCATCCGCGAAGACAACCCGGAACTGATGGAAGCGCGCAGCCAGCGCATTCCGATCATGCCGCGTGCGGCGATGCTGGCCGAGCTGATGCGCTTCCGCCGCGGCATCGCGGTGGCCGGTACCCATGGCAAGACCACCACCACCAGCCTGACCGCTGCGGTGCTGAGCGAAGGTGGCCTGGACCCGACGTTCGTGATCGGTGGCCAGCTGCTGGCCGCCGGTGCCAACGCCAAGCTGGGTGGTGGGCAGTGGCTGGTGGCCGAGGCCGACGAAAGCGATGGCAGCTTCCTGCGCCTGAACCCGCTGATGTCGATCATCACGAACATTGATGCCGACCACCTGGAAAACTACGGCAACGACTTTGCCCGCGTGCAGGCGGCGTTCGCCGAGTTCCTGCAGCGCCTGCCGTTCTACGGCCTGGCGGTGCTGTGCATCGATGATCCGGAAGTGGCCGCGCTGGCCGCCAAGACCCCGCGTCACGTGATGAGCTACGGCATGAGCCCGCAGGCCGACGTGCGCGCCGAGAACGTGGTGCAGGAAGGTTCGCGTATGCGTTTCACCCTGCGCCTGCCGCAGGGCACCAGCCAGGAAGTGGTACTGGCGCTGCCGGGCAGGCACAACGTGCTGAACGCGCTGGCCGCCGCTGCGGTGGGCTGGCAGCTGGGCGTGGCACCGGACGCGATCGCGCGCGCGCTGGAAGGCTTCGCCGGGGTCGGTCGTCGCTTCAACGACCTGGGCGAAGTGACCACCGCCAGCGGTGCCAAGGTCCGCATCATCGACGACTACGGCCATCACCCGAGCGAGCTGGAGGCGGTGTTCGCCGCCGCCCGCGGTGGCTGGGCCGACAAGCGCCTGGTGGTGGCCTTCCAGCCGCATCGCTACAGCCGTACCCGCGACCAGTTCGACAAGTTCGCCGCGGTGCTGTCCAGCGTCGACGCGCTGGTGCTGAGCGAGGTCTACCCGGCCGGTGAGGAACCGATCGCTGGTGCCGATTCGCACGCGCTGGCCCGTGCCATCCGCGCGCGCGGCCGCAGCGAGCCGGTGGTGGTGGGCAAGGCCGCCGAGCTGGCCAGCGTGCTGCCGGATGTGCTGCAGGACGGTGACCTGCTGCTGATGATGGGCGCCGGCGACATCGGCGCCGTGGCCACCCATATCGCGGTGGAAGGCTTCAAGGGGGAGGGCCAGGCGTGAGCGCGCTGACCTTCCCACCGCTGCGCGTGACCGACCCGGCCGAGTTCGGCCGCGTCGCCGTGCTGCTCGGCGGTAGTTCCAGTGAACGCGAGGTATCGCTGGATTCGGGCCGCAACGTGCTCGAAGCCCTGCAGTCGCGTGGCATCGATGCGTTCGCCGTCGATGGCATTCCGGCACTGGCAAAGGCACTCGCCGCTGGTGGCATCGACCGCGTGTTCAACATCCTGCACGGCCACAACGGTGGCGGCGAGGATGGCATCGTGCAGGGCCTGATGGACGCCTTCGGCGTGCCGTACACCGGCTCTGACGTGCTGGGTTCTGCGCTGAGCATGGACAAGATCCGCACCAAGCAGGTGTGGCTGTCGCTGGGCCTGCCGACCCCGCAGTACCGGAAGGTCGACGCGTCCACGGTGCATGCGCTGGCGTCCGAGCTGGGCCTGCCGGTAGTAGTGAAGCCGGCCAACGAAGGCTCCAGCGTGGGCATCAGCCGGGTCACCGACGAGGCGGGCCTGGACGAGGCCGTCGCGCTGGCCGCGCGCTACGACGGTCAGCTGCTGATGGAGCAGATGGTGGTCGGCGACGAGCTGACCGTGGCGATCCTCGGCGATGTCGCACTGCCGTCGATCCGCATCGTGCCCAAGGGCCAGTGGTACGACTACAACGCCAAGTACATCGCCGAGGACACCCAGTACCTGTGCCCGGGCCTGGACGGTGATGACGAAGAGGACATCCGGCGCATCGCGCTGGCCGCGTTCCGCGCCGCCGGCTGCCGTGGCTGGGGCCGCGTGGACGTGATGCGCGATCGTGCCAGCGGCCGTTTCTTCCTGCTGGAAGTGAACACCGCGCCGGGCATGACCAGCCATTCGCTGGTACCCAAGGCGGCCCGCCAGGCCGGCATCGGTTTCGAGGAACTGGTGTGGCGCGTGCTGGAACAGACCCTGGAGGCCCCGCAGGCATGAACGCGGTGCTGCGCATCTTCGTCTGGCTGTTGGCGCTGTCGGTGGTTGCACTGCCGGTGGTGGCCGTGGTCAATGGCTGGGTCGGCGCCGAGCGCTGGCCGCTGGCGAAGCTGCGCGTGCATGGCGAGTTCAAGCGGGTGCCGGCCGAACAGCTGCAGCAGGTGCTGCTGCCGTACGCGCACGCCGGCTTCTTCGCGGTCAAGCTGCAGGATGCGCAGGACGCCCTGGAAAAGCTGCCGTGGGTGGAGAGCGCGCAGGTACGCAAGCAGTGGCCGGATGTGCTGGAAGTGACCCTGGTCGAGCACAAGCCGTTCGCACGCTGGGGCAACGACCGCCTGGTGTCCGAGCAGGGCAAGCTGTTCCCCACGCCGAAGAAGCTGTCCGACCTGGCACTGCCGGAGCTGGATGGCCCGGACAGCCAGACCGAAGAAGTGATGAAGCTGTACAGCGACTCGCGTGCATTGTTCGCACCGGCCGGCGTCGATGTGCGCCGGGTGACGATGGATGCGCGCGGCAGCTGGTCGCTGGTGCTGAGCAACGGCACTGAAGTGGTGGTCGGCCGTGACGACGCGCGCTCGCGCATGCAGCGCTTCGTCAAGGTGCTGCCGCAGCTCAACCGTCAGGACGCGCCGATCGAGCGCGCCGACCTCCGTTACACCAATGGTTTCACGCTGAGCTGGGGTACCCCGGCCACGCCGGCGAAAACGCCGGCGACCCCGGCCAGAAGCACGCAGGAAAGGACATGAATCGCAAGGGTGACAAATCGCTGATCGTTGGCCTGGACATCGGCACCTCCAAGGTGGTGGCGCTGGTGGGCGAGTATTCGCCGGGCAACCCGATCGAAGTGATCGGCATCGGCTCGCACGAATCGCGCGGGCTGAAGCGTGGCGTGGTGGTGGACATCGAATCGACCGTGCAGTCGATCCAGCGCGCGGTGGAAGAAGCCGAGCTGATGGCCGGCTGCGAGATCCGATCGGTATACGCCTCGATCTCCGGCAACCACGTGCAGTGCAAGAACTCGCCGGGCATCGTGCCGATCCGCGACGGTGAAGTGACCTGGGGGGACCTGGATCGCGTGCTCGACGCGGCCAAGGCGGTGGCGATCCCGGCCGACCAGAAGATCCTGCACGCGATCCCGCGTGAGTATGTGCTGGACGATTCGCAGGAAGGCATCCGCAACCCGGTCGGCATGACCGGCGTGCGCCTGGAAGTGCATGCCCACCTGGTGGTGTGCGCGCAGTCGGCCGCGGCCAACATCAGCAAGTGCGTGCAGCGCTGCGGCCTGCAGGTGGACGACCTGGTGCTGTCCTCGCTGGCCTCCAGCGTGGCGGTGCTGACCGCCGACGAGCGTGAGCTGGGCGTGGTGCTGGTCGACATGGGTGCCGGTACAACCGACATCGCCGTGTTCGTGCAGGGCGCGATCTGCCACACCGCCTCGCTGCCGATCGCCGGCGACCACGTGACCAACGACATCGCGCACATGCTGCGCACGCCGACCCCGGAAGCCGAGCAGATCAAGGTGCGCTATGCCTGCGCCCTGGCCCAGCTGGCCACGGCCGAGGAGAGCATCCAGGTGCCGTCGGTGGGCGACCGCCCGCCGCGCCGCATGCCGCGTCACTCGCTGGCGCAGGCCGTGCAGGGCCGCTACGAGGAAATCTTCGAGATGGTGCAGGCCGAACTGCGCCGCTCCGGCTTCGAGGAACTGGTGCGCGCCGGCATGGTGTTGACCGGCGGCGCTTCGAAGATGGAAGGCGTGGTCGAACTGGCCGAGGAAATGCTGCAGATGCCGGTGCGCGTGGGTATCCCGCAGCACGTCACCGGCCTGGGCGAAGTGGTCGGCAATCCGGTGCACGCCACTGGCGTGGGCCTGCTGCTGATGGGCAGCCAGATCGAGCATCCGCGGCGTCCGTCGCTGCCGACCGGGCGCGCCGGAAGCATGTTCAAGAAGCTCAAGACCTGGTTCCGCGGCGAGTTCTGACGCGGAATCCGCAAACCCGGGCATCGCCCGGGCGCAACACCCGCAGTACCCGCATCACAACGCAACACCGGCAATACACAACCCACACAGCCGCAACGTCGGCATGCAGCAGGACGGCAGGACGCCCGAATGCCCATGCCAGCCAAAGCGGATACAACGAGGACACGGACATGGCGCATTTTGAACTGATCGAAAAGATGGCACCCAATGCGGTGATCAAGGTGGTTGGCGTGGGCGGCGGCGGCGGCAATGCCGTGGCGCACATGGTCAACTCGGCGGTGGACGGCGTGGAATTCATCACCGCCAACACCGACTCGCAGGCCATCAAGAATTGTGGTGCCAAGCTGCAGCTGCAGCTGGGTACCAACGTGACCAAGGGCCTGGGCGCAGGCGCGAACCCGGAAGTCGGCCGCCAGGCCGCGCTGGAAGACCGTGAGCGCAT
The sequence above is a segment of the Stenotrophomonas maltophilia genome. Coding sequences within it:
- a CDS encoding UDP-N-acetylmuramoyl-L-alanyl-D-glutamate--2,6-diaminopimelate ligase, which produces MSPSMLLSQLLPDVALAGHDPVLTGLVLDSRAVRPGNAFVAIAGFGAHGLGFVEQARAAGASAILFEPPAPAELPAPGDAIAVPGLRARMGAMADQFHGAPSRAMAMVGVTGTNGKTSTVQLLAQAWHLLGTPSGSIGTLGAGLYGSVEPTGFTTPLVLQMHALLAQLRDAGARAVAMEVSSHALDQGRVDAVHYDVAVFTNLTRDHLDYHGDMASYGAAKARLFHRPGLKAAVINLDDAFGRQLFAGLPAGVQAIGLSSRGATDASVRAEALQLDGRGIAFELVIDGQHAAVQSPLLGRFNVDNLLAVAGTLHAQGQPLPRIAEVLSALQPIRGRMNRLGGEDGLPTVVVDYAHTPDALEQALDSLHGHLHGALFCVFGCGGERDTGKRPQMAAIAERLANQVIVTDDNPRGEDGDVIVADILAGFQNADAVTVQRSRARAIGLAVKRAGAGDIILIAGKGHEPYQEVNGVRHDFDDTEVAAAALAAKAGVLSAQAGEGAA
- the rsmH gene encoding 16S rRNA (cytosine(1402)-N(4))-methyltransferase RsmH — its product is MRPEAQAGHLPVSQSPAVHLPVLYTQVLEGLRVIENGRYLDGTFGRGGHARGVLTQLGPEGRLLVMDKDPEAIAVAERDFAPDPRVSIFRGSFAQLLQWDATAEGLDGVLFDLGVSSPQLDVAERGFSFGKDGPLDMRMDPDSGESAAQWINRVEDREIADVLWTYGEERQSRRIARAIVARREKQPFTRTAELAELISSVMPRSKSGSDKSRIHPATRSFQAIRIHINRELADLEAGLDAAVERLKPGGRLAVISFHSLEDRIVKQYMNRLAKAPPANRRLPEAVAFVPTLDLIGGAIKATDEELAANPRARSAVLRVAQKREADA
- a CDS encoding peptidoglycan D,D-transpeptidase FtsI family protein, which codes for MSKTGRNRPRNAFNLRQRLRWVALALGLCSVSLVGRAAYVQIINSDFYQRQGEARYLRELPIKTSRGMITDRNGEPLAVSTPVASIWVNPQDLLRSPERIPELAQSVGMSVDELSSRLSQKSDKEFMYLRRRINPDEAEKVVALKIPGVAAQREFRRFYPQGEAMAHVLGFTNIDDRGQEGLELAFDEWLRGKAGAKRVIRNRKGETVESDLLRAAEPGKDLTLSIDRRIQYLAFKELRNALVANKAAGGSMVIMDVTTGEILAMVNLPTYNPNSLTGAIPDTRRNRAVTDLVEPGSTMKPLTIATALQAGAVTKDTVIDTNPGYMTLGRFTIRDVPRNNGVLNVTGVITRSSNVGAAKVAAKMPDQTFYDGVRRFGYGSAPHSGFPGESAGVVMRPARWSGTTKTTMSYGYGLSVTPLQIATAYSALANGGRLIAPTFVKGQRNEGQQIIDENVARQVVAMMETVVTQGGAKQAAVLGYRVAGKTGTARKAGPGGYERGHYNALFAGVVPATNPRFATVIVINDPQAGKFYGGLVSAPVYHNVMEGTLRLMDVPLDDLQSWLAAQQSGKVGHSASILPAPPAEAALPVDAAAEFDAALPSAQAQTPPATGGTQ
- the ftsL gene encoding cell division protein FtsL; the protein is MSRLLLIILLACTVASAIGVVFVRHRHRQTFIELSRAERMRDDINLEFGRLQLEQATLAEANRVDRIAREKLGMKFPEAGDIVVVRP